The proteins below are encoded in one region of Segatella copri:
- a CDS encoding LytTR family DNA-binding domain-containing protein — MILNCAIIDEDPEALQLLEQYIEKTPTLHLIGAYKSAIDAVDGIHHNHLDILFLAIHMQQISGLEFAKVVPKNVKIVFTTAFKEYAIEAYKVNAFDYLLKPITYDDFMGSCQKVFERYMQDDNYNPIKRDGFLVVKRDYKCVRIPIDDILFVDCDKDYIRFHLEGRPNIRTLGNLKQLEERLPREKFKRVHRSFLANMTKFDTVDQQHITYGDQSIPISETYFEFIKKYLEDHSL; from the coding sequence ACTCCTGGAACAGTATATAGAAAAAACTCCGACCCTGCATTTGATCGGAGCCTACAAAAGTGCGATAGATGCTGTAGACGGCATCCATCACAACCATCTCGACATACTTTTTCTCGCCATCCACATGCAGCAGATCAGCGGTTTGGAATTTGCAAAGGTTGTACCCAAGAACGTGAAGATTGTCTTCACCACCGCATTCAAGGAGTATGCCATCGAAGCCTACAAAGTGAATGCATTCGACTATCTGCTCAAGCCCATCACCTACGATGACTTTATGGGATCATGCCAGAAAGTCTTCGAACGCTACATGCAGGACGATAACTACAACCCTATCAAGCGCGACGGTTTTCTGGTGGTAAAACGAGATTACAAATGCGTAAGAATCCCGATAGATGATATTCTGTTTGTTGACTGCGACAAAGACTACATCCGTTTCCATCTTGAGGGCAGGCCTAACATCAGAACCCTGGGCAACCTCAAACAGTTGGAAGAAAGGCTGCCAAGAGAAAAATTCAAGCGTGTACACCGTTCGTTCCTTGCCAACATGACAAAGTTTGATACGGTAGACCAGCAGCACATTACCTATGGCGACCAGAGCATTCCGATATCAGAAACCTACTTTGAATTTATCAAGAAATATCTGGAAGACCATTCTCTATGA
- a CDS encoding HAD family hydrolase, translating into MKRVPVHAQFNFDTYIFDLDGTLISSLHDLAASCNYALKLNGMPERTLEEVRMFVGNGVKKLMERAVPGGLENEMFEKTLQDFRKHYMVHNMDNTKPYPDVMEMLEELKNRGKNIAVVSNKFYAATREICRHFFGDLVDVAIGERENIKKKPAPDTVNEALRQLHADRERAVYIGDSDVDVMTAKNSGMPCISVLWGFRDHDFLLAHGASILVSSPLQIL; encoded by the coding sequence ATCAAGAGGGTTCCGGTTCATGCCCAGTTCAATTTCGATACCTATATATTCGATCTTGACGGAACCCTGATTTCTTCTCTCCACGACCTGGCTGCAAGCTGCAATTATGCGCTGAAGCTGAACGGGATGCCTGAACGTACGCTGGAGGAAGTACGCATGTTTGTAGGAAACGGGGTGAAGAAACTGATGGAACGTGCCGTGCCGGGAGGATTGGAGAACGAGATGTTTGAGAAAACCCTACAGGATTTCCGCAAGCATTATATGGTGCACAATATGGATAATACGAAACCTTATCCGGACGTGATGGAGATGCTGGAGGAACTGAAGAATAGGGGAAAGAACATTGCGGTGGTAAGCAACAAGTTTTATGCAGCTACCCGGGAAATATGCCGCCATTTCTTCGGCGACCTGGTAGATGTGGCGATAGGAGAGCGGGAGAATATCAAGAAAAAACCGGCTCCAGATACCGTAAACGAAGCCTTGCGGCAGCTGCATGCGGATAGAGAAAGGGCGGTATATATCGGCGACAGCGACGTGGATGTGATGACGGCAAAGAACAGCGGAATGCCTTGTATCTCAGTGCTGTGGGGATTCAGAGATCACGATTTTCTGCTGGCACATGGAGCTTCTATCCTGGTATCATCACCCTTGCAGATATTATAA
- the mltG gene encoding endolytic transglycosylase MltG, which translates to MKKKKSFSKLYLYGAIGCIAVIAIVGYIYCFSSFSKSSNTEYVYIDNDDNIDSVYNKLRPFAKSIPFQAFKTLTLHSGYADHIRTGRYAIAPGDGALKTWRHMKNGLQEPVSLTIPSVRTLDKLSDEIGKKMMFGSNDLYHALRDESICQKYGYDTATIACMFVPNTYDLYWNISVDKFLERMKKESDKFWNFERTEKAKAMKLTPIEIITLASIVDEETANNGEKPMIAGMYYNRLMLRNAEYPEGMPLQADPTIKYAWQRFDLKRIYNNLLSIKNPYNTYKNPGLPPGPIRIPSVAGIDAVLNHVHHDYLYMCAKEDFSGTHNFARTYDEHLQNAAKYSKALNERGIK; encoded by the coding sequence ATGAAAAAGAAAAAATCATTTTCTAAGCTCTATCTGTATGGCGCTATAGGCTGCATCGCAGTCATCGCCATCGTGGGCTACATCTATTGTTTCTCTTCCTTCTCGAAGAGCAGCAACACCGAGTATGTTTACATCGACAACGATGATAACATCGACTCTGTATACAACAAGCTCCGCCCATTTGCCAAGAGCATTCCGTTCCAGGCATTCAAGACCCTGACCCTCCATTCCGGCTATGCCGATCATATCCGCACCGGCAGATACGCCATTGCTCCGGGCGATGGTGCCCTCAAGACATGGCGCCACATGAAGAACGGTTTGCAGGAACCGGTTAGCCTTACCATCCCTTCGGTCCGCACGCTCGACAAACTCTCTGATGAGATTGGCAAGAAGATGATGTTTGGCAGCAACGACCTCTACCATGCCCTGCGCGACGAGAGCATCTGTCAGAAATACGGTTACGATACTGCCACCATCGCCTGCATGTTCGTACCTAACACCTACGATCTCTACTGGAACATCTCGGTAGATAAATTTCTGGAGCGCATGAAGAAAGAAAGCGACAAGTTTTGGAACTTTGAGCGCACCGAAAAGGCAAAGGCTATGAAGCTGACACCGATTGAGATCATCACCCTTGCCAGCATCGTGGACGAAGAAACAGCCAATAACGGCGAAAAACCGATGATAGCCGGCATGTATTATAACCGTCTGATGCTTCGCAATGCCGAATATCCAGAGGGAATGCCATTGCAGGCCGATCCTACCATTAAATATGCCTGGCAGCGATTCGACCTCAAGCGCATCTACAACAACCTCCTGTCTATCAAGAACCCGTATAATACCTACAAGAACCCAGGTTTGCCACCGGGGCCTATCCGCATTCCGAGCGTAGCAGGTATTGATGCCGTCCTCAACCATGTGCATCACGATTACCTCTACATGTGTGCCAAGGAGGATTTCAGCGGCACTCATAATTTTGCCCGCACTTACGATGAGCACCTGCAGAATGCAGCCAAATATTCTAAGGCACTCAACGAAAGAGGTATCAAGTAA
- a CDS encoding ACT domain-containing protein: MNRTIITVVGKDTVGIIAKVCTYLAENSINILDISQTIVQEYFNMMMIVDMGKMQKTFEEVADELTNVGKAMGVQIKCQREEIFNMMHRI, translated from the coding sequence ATGAACAGAACGATTATTACAGTAGTGGGCAAGGATACCGTTGGTATCATCGCCAAGGTATGTACCTATTTGGCAGAGAACAGTATCAACATCTTGGATATCTCTCAGACCATCGTACAGGAGTATTTCAACATGATGATGATCGTAGACATGGGCAAGATGCAGAAAACTTTCGAGGAAGTAGCCGATGAACTCACCAATGTTGGTAAGGCTATGGGCGTGCAGATCAAATGCCAGCGCGAGGAAATTTTCAATATGATGCACAGAATTTAA
- a CDS encoding PFL family protein produces the protein MINISEVIETNKMIEQENFDVRTITMGINLLDCASTDLDELCQNIHNKITRLAKNLVKTGEEISKEFGVPIVNKRISITPISLVGGSACKTTDDYVKIAKTLDQCAKELGINFLGGYSAIVSKGMSKSDELLIRSIPQAMAQTDFVCSSVNVGSTKTGINMDAVRLMGEIVKDTAEATKDRGSLGCAKLVVLCNAPDDNPFMAGAFHGVSEADAVVSVGVSGPGVVKYALEKVKGESFEVLCETIKRTAFKITRVGQLVAKEASRRLNVPFGIIDLSLAPTPAIGDSVADILELIGLEHAGAPGTTAALALLNDQVKKGGIMASSYVGGLSGAFIPVSEDQGMINAVEAGALTIEKLEAMTCVCSVGLDMIAIPGDTPATTISGVIADEAAIGMVNQKTTAVRIIPVVGMKVGDNVDFGGLLGHAPIMPVNPFSCEAFVNRAGRIPAPIHSFKN, from the coding sequence ATGATCAATATATCTGAGGTTATCGAAACCAATAAGATGATAGAGCAGGAGAATTTCGATGTGCGTACCATCACCATGGGTATCAACCTTTTGGATTGCGCATCTACCGATCTCGATGAGCTCTGTCAGAACATTCATAATAAGATTACACGTCTGGCAAAGAACCTGGTGAAGACCGGCGAAGAAATCTCCAAGGAGTTTGGTGTACCTATCGTCAACAAGCGTATCTCCATCACTCCAATCTCGCTGGTAGGCGGTTCTGCCTGCAAGACTACCGACGATTACGTGAAGATTGCCAAGACCCTCGACCAGTGTGCCAAGGAACTCGGCATCAACTTCCTGGGCGGCTATTCTGCCATCGTAAGCAAGGGTATGAGCAAGAGCGATGAGCTCCTTATCCGTTCTATCCCTCAGGCGATGGCACAGACCGATTTCGTCTGCAGCTCAGTCAATGTGGGTTCTACCAAGACCGGCATCAACATGGATGCCGTCCGACTGATGGGCGAAATCGTAAAGGATACAGCCGAGGCAACCAAGGACAGAGGTTCTCTGGGTTGTGCCAAACTCGTTGTTCTCTGCAATGCGCCAGACGACAATCCGTTCATGGCTGGTGCCTTCCATGGTGTTTCTGAGGCCGATGCGGTAGTGAGTGTCGGTGTCAGCGGTCCTGGCGTTGTAAAATATGCATTGGAGAAGGTAAAGGGCGAAAGCTTCGAGGTTCTTTGCGAAACCATCAAGCGTACCGCCTTCAAGATTACCCGTGTAGGTCAGTTGGTAGCCAAGGAGGCTTCACGCCGTCTGAACGTACCTTTCGGCATCATCGACCTTTCATTGGCTCCTACCCCAGCTATCGGTGATAGTGTAGCCGATATTCTCGAGCTCATCGGTCTTGAGCATGCCGGTGCTCCTGGTACCACAGCAGCTCTTGCACTCCTGAACGACCAGGTTAAGAAGGGCGGTATCATGGCTTCTTCTTATGTAGGTGGTTTGAGCGGTGCCTTCATCCCTGTCAGCGAAGACCAGGGTATGATCAACGCTGTAGAGGCAGGTGCGCTGACCATCGAGAAGCTTGAGGCGATGACTTGTGTCTGCTCAGTAGGTTTGGATATGATTGCCATCCCTGGCGATACTCCAGCCACCACCATTTCCGGTGTCATTGCCGACGAGGCTGCCATCGGTATGGTTAACCAGAAGACTACTGCCGTACGTATCATCCCAGTTGTGGGCATGAAGGTAGGCGACAATGTAGATTTTGGCGGTTTGCTCGGTCATGCTCCAATCATGCCTGTAAACCCATTCAGTTGCGAAGCATTCGTAAACCGTGCCGGTCGTATTCCGGCTCCAATCCACAGTTTCAAGAATTAA
- a CDS encoding xylulokinase produces MASRYLLGFDVGSSSVKASLTDVDNGEIVASAFYPDHEAPIMAVKTGWAEQDPQMWWDNAKLALKKIMAESGAKGEDILAIGISYQMHGLVCVDKNQQVLRPSIIWCDSRAVPYGEKAFHDLGENFCLRNLLNSPGNFTASKLAWVKDNEPELFDKIDKIMLPGDYLAMKLSGEVKTTISGLSEGMMWDFNQKKPAKFLLDYFGFDESILADIVPTFSVQSVVSKAAAEELGLKEGTPISYRAGDQPNNAVSLNVFNPGEIASTAGTSGVVYGVLGDVNYDPKSRVNTFAHANYTTDLDRLGVLLCINGTGILNAWVHRNITPDVSYADMNDLAASVPIGSDGVKIIPFGNGAERVLENKEVGCSIRGISFNKHNRAHIVRAAQEGIVFSFCYGMEIMQQMGMDIKNIHAGKANMFLSPLFRDTLAGVSGATIELYETDGSAGAAKGAGIGAGIYKDHNEAFASLKKLAVIDPDEANRSAYLEAYSAWKEELKKL; encoded by the coding sequence ATGGCTAGTAGATATTTATTAGGTTTTGACGTAGGCTCAAGTTCTGTAAAGGCTTCGCTTACTGATGTTGACAATGGAGAAATCGTAGCTTCTGCATTCTATCCGGATCATGAAGCACCCATTATGGCTGTAAAGACCGGTTGGGCAGAGCAGGATCCTCAGATGTGGTGGGATAATGCTAAGCTGGCGCTTAAGAAAATCATGGCAGAATCTGGTGCCAAGGGTGAAGATATCCTTGCTATTGGTATCTCGTACCAGATGCATGGCTTGGTTTGTGTTGATAAGAATCAGCAAGTTTTGCGTCCTAGTATCATCTGGTGCGACTCTCGTGCCGTACCTTACGGCGAGAAGGCTTTTCATGATTTAGGTGAGAACTTCTGCTTGCGTAATCTGCTCAATTCTCCTGGAAACTTTACTGCATCTAAACTTGCATGGGTAAAGGATAATGAACCGGAACTGTTTGATAAGATTGATAAGATTATGCTTCCTGGTGATTATCTGGCAATGAAACTTTCAGGTGAAGTTAAGACTACTATCAGTGGTCTTTCTGAAGGTATGATGTGGGACTTCAACCAGAAAAAGCCTGCTAAATTCCTGCTTGATTACTTTGGCTTCGATGAAAGCATTCTGGCTGATATTGTTCCTACTTTCTCTGTACAGAGTGTAGTAAGTAAAGCGGCAGCTGAAGAACTTGGTCTGAAAGAAGGTACACCAATATCTTATCGTGCGGGTGACCAGCCAAATAATGCTGTGAGTCTGAATGTGTTCAATCCGGGTGAAATAGCAAGTACTGCAGGTACATCAGGAGTTGTATATGGTGTATTGGGTGATGTTAACTATGATCCAAAGAGCCGTGTCAATACTTTTGCTCATGCTAATTATACTACAGACCTTGACCGTCTTGGTGTATTGTTGTGTATCAATGGAACTGGTATCTTGAATGCGTGGGTTCATCGAAATATCACTCCAGATGTAAGCTATGCGGATATGAATGATCTTGCAGCTTCTGTACCAATAGGTAGTGATGGTGTTAAGATTATCCCATTTGGTAATGGAGCTGAGCGTGTATTAGAGAATAAGGAAGTTGGTTGTTCTATTCGTGGCATCAGCTTTAATAAGCATAATCGTGCTCATATTGTTCGTGCAGCACAAGAGGGTATCGTCTTCAGTTTCTGCTATGGAATGGAAATCATGCAGCAGATGGGTATGGATATCAAGAATATTCATGCAGGTAAGGCTAATATGTTCCTCAGTCCGTTGTTCCGAGATACCTTGGCGGGTGTGAGTGGTGCTACTATCGAACTTTATGAGACAGATGGTAGTGCAGGTGCAGCTAAGGGTGCTGGTATTGGTGCCGGTATCTATAAGGATCATAATGAGGCTTTTGCTTCATTGAAGAAACTTGCAGTCATAGATCCTGATGAGGCTAACCGTTCTGCTTATCTCGAGGCTTATTCTGCATGGAAAGAAGAGCTGAAAAAACTTTAA
- a CDS encoding winged helix-turn-helix domain-containing protein, giving the protein MVEKKATTKTAAKKPAAKKAPVAKKALAAKKDVLYLNAENAGFRAGDVYQALAASEKALTVAEIAKAAKISTEDVILGIGWLFKEGKIKDEDNKVALA; this is encoded by the coding sequence ATGGTAGAAAAGAAAGCGACAACTAAGACTGCTGCAAAGAAGCCAGCAGCAAAGAAGGCTCCAGTAGCAAAGAAGGCTCTTGCAGCAAAGAAGGACGTTCTTTACTTGAACGCAGAGAACGCAGGTTTTAGAGCTGGTGATGTATATCAGGCATTGGCAGCTTCAGAAAAGGCTCTCACAGTAGCAGAAATTGCTAAGGCTGCTAAGATCAGTACAGAGGATGTAATCCTTGGTATCGGTTGGCTCTTCAAAGAGGGTAAGATTAAGGATGAGGACAACAAGGTTGCTCTCGCTTAA
- the aspS gene encoding aspartate--tRNA ligase: protein MYRSNTCGELRLSDAGKEVTLAGWVQRSRKMGGMTFVDLRDRYGITQLVFNEADNKDLCDAANKLGREFCIQIKGVVSERQSKNPKMDTGDIEILVKELNVLSQSQTPPFTIEDNTDGGDDIRMKYRYLDLRRPAVRKNLELRHRMCILIRNFLDAQNFMEVETPILIGSTPEGARDFVVPSRMNPGQFYALPQSPQTLKQLLMVAGFDRYFQIAKCFRDEDLRADRQPEFTQIDCEMSFVDQDDVINLFEEMARHLFKEIRGVELPKLEQMTWHDAMRRFGSDKPDLRFGMEFVELKDAFTGKGNFSVFDEAKYIGGICVPGCADYSRKQLNELTDFVKRPQVGAKGLVYIKYNADGTVKSSIDKFYSPEELAEIKTVMGAKDGDLVLILSGDNANKTRIQLCSLRLEMGDRLGLRDKNVFKCLWIIDFPLFEWSDEEQRLMATHHPFTMPNPDDIPLLDEHPEQVRAKAYDFVCNGIEVGGGSLRIHDTQLQEKMFEVLGFTPERAEAQFGFLMNAFKYGAPPHAGLAFGLDRFVSIMAGLDSIRDCIAFPKNNSGRDVMLDAPSELDPKQLDELEIKLDLKAE, encoded by the coding sequence ATGTACAGAAGTAATACGTGTGGAGAGTTACGTCTCTCTGATGCCGGCAAGGAAGTGACACTTGCCGGTTGGGTACAGCGCTCAAGAAAGATGGGTGGTATGACATTCGTCGATTTGCGCGACCGTTATGGTATCACACAGTTGGTCTTCAACGAGGCTGATAACAAAGACTTGTGTGATGCAGCTAACAAGCTAGGTCGTGAATTCTGCATTCAAATAAAGGGTGTAGTAAGTGAACGACAGAGCAAGAATCCTAAAATGGATACTGGTGACATCGAAATCCTGGTGAAGGAACTCAATGTCCTCTCTCAGAGTCAGACCCCTCCTTTCACTATCGAAGATAATACTGATGGTGGTGATGATATCCGTATGAAGTATCGTTATCTTGATTTGCGTCGTCCTGCAGTGCGCAAAAATCTGGAGTTGCGTCATCGTATGTGCATCTTGATTCGTAACTTCCTCGATGCACAGAACTTCATGGAGGTTGAAACTCCAATTCTTATTGGTAGTACACCAGAGGGAGCCCGCGACTTTGTTGTTCCTTCCCGTATGAATCCAGGTCAGTTCTACGCTCTTCCACAGAGTCCTCAGACTTTAAAGCAGCTCTTGATGGTTGCTGGTTTCGACCGCTATTTTCAGATTGCCAAGTGCTTCCGTGATGAGGATCTTCGTGCTGACCGTCAGCCAGAGTTTACACAGATTGACTGTGAAATGAGTTTTGTTGATCAGGATGATGTCATCAACCTTTTCGAGGAAATGGCTCGCCATTTGTTTAAGGAGATTCGTGGTGTAGAACTTCCTAAGTTGGAGCAGATGACCTGGCACGATGCTATGCGCCGTTTCGGTAGCGATAAGCCAGACTTGCGCTTCGGTATGGAATTTGTTGAGTTGAAAGATGCTTTCACAGGTAAGGGTAATTTCTCAGTATTCGATGAGGCTAAGTATATTGGCGGTATCTGTGTTCCTGGTTGTGCTGATTATAGCCGTAAGCAGTTGAACGAATTGACTGATTTTGTTAAGCGTCCTCAGGTCGGTGCCAAGGGCTTGGTATATATCAAGTACAATGCTGATGGTACCGTAAAGAGTAGCATAGATAAGTTCTATTCTCCAGAGGAACTTGCTGAAATCAAGACCGTAATGGGAGCCAAGGATGGTGACCTTGTTTTGATTTTGAGCGGTGATAATGCTAACAAGACACGCATTCAGCTTTGCTCTTTGCGTTTGGAAATGGGTGATCGTTTGGGACTTCGTGATAAGAATGTATTCAAGTGTCTTTGGATTATTGACTTCCCTCTCTTTGAGTGGAGCGATGAGGAGCAGCGCCTGATGGCTACGCACCATCCATTCACTATGCCAAATCCTGATGATATCCCATTGCTCGATGAGCATCCTGAGCAGGTTCGTGCCAAGGCATACGACTTTGTTTGCAATGGTATCGAAGTAGGTGGAGGTTCTCTCCGTATCCATGATACTCAGTTGCAGGAGAAGATGTTCGAGGTTCTCGGCTTTACTCCAGAACGTGCTGAGGCCCAGTTCGGTTTCTTGATGAATGCTTTCAAGTATGGTGCACCACCTCACGCAGGTCTTGCTTTCGGTTTGGACCGTTTCGTCAGCATTATGGCTGGTCTCGATAGTATTCGCGATTGTATTGCCTTCCCAAAGAACAACTCAGGTCGAGATGTTATGCTCGATGCTCCTTCTGAACTTGACCCTAAGCAGTTGGATGAATTGGAGATCAAACTTGATTTGAAGGCTGAATAA
- a CDS encoding RNA polymerase sigma factor yields the protein MINDKELLAMIRDPKTQREGFAVLVSQYSEPLYWKVRHIVLDHDDADDVLQNAFVKAWTNLDSFQGKSSLSTWLYRIAINEALDFLRRKKQMVNVSTEDEPGLASRLLADDYFDGDQIQAELQEAVALLPDVQRTVFTLKYYDNMKYSEMSKVLSTSEGALKASYHLAVKKITDFFNRKD from the coding sequence ATGATAAACGATAAAGAACTCTTGGCGATGATTAGGGATCCTAAGACCCAACGCGAAGGCTTTGCTGTACTGGTAAGTCAGTATAGCGAGCCGTTGTATTGGAAGGTTCGCCATATTGTCTTAGATCATGATGATGCTGATGATGTGTTGCAGAATGCCTTTGTTAAGGCTTGGACCAATCTGGATTCGTTTCAGGGAAAGTCTTCGCTCTCAACATGGCTTTACCGTATAGCAATTAACGAAGCGCTTGATTTCTTGAGACGCAAGAAGCAGATGGTTAATGTCAGTACCGAAGACGAGCCGGGCTTGGCTTCACGTCTTCTTGCCGATGACTATTTTGATGGTGACCAGATTCAGGCAGAACTGCAAGAGGCTGTAGCCCTACTGCCCGATGTTCAGCGCACAGTTTTCACTCTAAAATATTATGATAATATGAAATATTCAGAGATGAGTAAGGTGCTGTCAACAAGTGAAGGAGCTTTGAAGGCATCCTATCATCTTGCTGTGAAAAAAATAACCGATTTTTTCAATCGTAAGGATTAA
- a CDS encoding L,D-transpeptidase family protein — MRNDKDRHAADLHTRRYYQNKGSLLWITRHGVNSQADSLVTCLRTVADMGFDKRRFYVDAIARDIDRLRDLNLDSADNQINQVIARLEYRLTKAYFRYTMGQNFGFMNPSFVFNRLDTLAPNPYDSIKRPVRFRGLFDVKMAHADDAFYQKAMQMVRCDSVASFLKEVQPKNPFYYQLLEKLKAGGLGKAMKIKILCNMERCRWRQYDNPWQHEKYVVVNIPSFHLMAIDHQDTLSMRIGCGASKTKTPILNSHIKRMELNPQWFVPRSIVLHDMIHRVGNHGYFRARNYYVREVATGKEVDLNRVTRSMLISGAYGIAQRGGKGNALGRIIFRFDNNFSVFLHDTNSKGVFGQEDRGVSHGCIRIEKPYDFAVFLLADKNEKLKEKIYYSMTADSLANKKLVVNNVKVNPQVPLFITYYTLYPLAGGRIADYSDVYGFDAVIFDMLRRYL; from the coding sequence ATGCGAAATGATAAAGACCGACATGCTGCTGATTTGCATACCCGTCGATATTACCAGAATAAAGGTAGTCTGCTTTGGATTACACGTCATGGGGTAAATAGTCAGGCTGACTCCCTGGTGACTTGCCTGCGTACTGTAGCGGATATGGGATTTGATAAACGTCGGTTCTATGTGGATGCTATTGCCCGAGATATTGACAGGTTACGAGATTTAAATCTAGATTCAGCTGATAATCAGATAAATCAAGTGATAGCCCGACTGGAGTATCGCTTGACCAAAGCTTACTTCAGATATACGATGGGGCAGAATTTTGGATTTATGAATCCTAGTTTTGTTTTCAATCGTTTAGATACTCTTGCTCCCAATCCTTATGATAGTATCAAGAGACCCGTTAGGTTCAGAGGCCTGTTTGATGTAAAAATGGCTCATGCAGATGATGCGTTCTATCAGAAGGCTATGCAAATGGTTAGATGCGACTCGGTGGCTTCCTTCCTGAAAGAAGTACAGCCTAAGAATCCTTTCTATTATCAACTGCTGGAGAAATTGAAGGCTGGAGGACTGGGCAAGGCGATGAAAATCAAAATTCTCTGCAACATGGAACGTTGCCGCTGGAGACAGTATGATAATCCCTGGCAACACGAAAAATATGTGGTTGTCAATATACCATCGTTCCATCTGATGGCTATTGATCATCAGGATACGCTCTCGATGCGCATAGGATGTGGAGCCAGTAAAACCAAAACCCCGATATTGAACAGTCATATCAAACGTATGGAGTTGAATCCTCAATGGTTTGTTCCCCGTAGTATTGTTCTCCATGATATGATACACCGGGTGGGGAATCATGGCTACTTTCGCGCGCGTAACTACTATGTAAGGGAAGTGGCAACAGGTAAGGAGGTTGACTTAAACAGAGTAACTCGATCTATGCTTATTTCTGGTGCTTATGGCATCGCTCAGCGGGGCGGAAAGGGGAATGCTCTGGGAAGAATCATCTTCCGTTTTGATAATAATTTCTCGGTCTTCCTGCATGATACTAACAGTAAGGGCGTGTTTGGACAAGAGGATAGAGGAGTATCGCATGGATGTATCAGAATAGAAAAACCGTACGATTTCGCTGTCTTTCTATTGGCTGACAAAAACGAGAAACTGAAGGAAAAGATATACTATTCGATGACAGCAGATTCGCTAGCCAATAAAAAACTTGTTGTGAATAACGTAAAGGTTAATCCTCAAGTTCCTCTCTTCATAACCTATTATACACTCTATCCGTTAGCAGGAGGCAGAATAGCTGATTATTCTGATGTGTATGGATTTGATGCGGTAATATTCGATATGTTGAGAAGATATCTATAA
- a CDS encoding T9SS type A sorting domain-containing protein: MLALSVPSDAMANEGNIEWADLDVADINLNYAGGVMHITGASGQVVRIYNVAGVTIKTFRIEGNDKRVNLPLADGIYIVKVGNTFTRKICVKH; encoded by the coding sequence ATGTTAGCGCTTTCTGTTCCTTCGGATGCTATGGCCAACGAGGGAAACATAGAATGGGCAGACCTTGATGTGGCAGATATCAACTTGAACTATGCTGGGGGCGTGATGCATATCACCGGCGCTAGCGGGCAAGTGGTGAGAATATATAATGTGGCAGGTGTTACAATCAAGACCTTCCGCATAGAAGGTAATGACAAGCGCGTAAACTTGCCATTGGCTGATGGTATCTATATTGTAAAGGTGGGGAATACCTTTACGCGCAAAATTTGCGTAAAGCATTAA